From a region of the Oryza sativa Japonica Group chromosome 6, ASM3414082v1 genome:
- the LOC136357042 gene encoding bZIP transcription factor 2-like, translated as MAYQSFGAVDLAASFFFSSSSSSPQPGLVGVHGDRFLGGGGGDGGDGGSSYDGGGDGGAASGKGTRRDERKERRLASNRESARRSRVRRRRQLDELSSHVAELRAANHRLAVELNRAAARHAQMARENARLAEEARALRERLPLRGGGGGGGDGEAEEEAGGGCGAEAILAPMD; from the coding sequence ATGGCGTACCAATCGTTCGGCGCGGTGGACTTGGCGGcgagcttcttcttctcctcctcctcctcctcgccgcagcCTGGATTGGTCGGTGTCCATGGCGATCGGttcttgggcggcggcggcggcgacggcggcgacggcgggagcagctacgacggcggcggcgatggaggggcGGCGAGCGGGAAGGGGACGAGGCGCgacgagaggaaggagaggcggcTGGCGTCGAACCGCGAGTCGGCGCGGCGGtcgcgggtgcggcggcggcggcagctggacGAGCTGTCGTCGCACGTCGCCGAGCTCCGCGCCGCCAACCACCGGCTCGCCGTGGAGCTGaaccgcgcggcggcgaggcacgcGCAGATGGCGCGGGAGAACGCGCGGCTCGCCGAGGAGGCACGCGCGCTCCGGGAGAGGCTgcccctccgcggcggcggcggcggcggcggcgacggcgaggcggaggaggaagcgggAGGAGGCTGCGGCGCGGAGGCAATTTTGGCGCCAATGGATTAA
- the LOC4341589 gene encoding uncharacterized protein translates to MEEEIAADDLFLDAAADHHPAGFSSSSSSYFASFSEVVEEEDEERHPHPHHRLLLDDDAAGFDHDETLAAPAPAPGSPFSFASDPDPDPDIDLELRLSSRSPPFWDCLEDDLADEEMVGGGFEWEEIADAAVPAPGAVAAGGGGGGGGGDGGLVGDGDVFGFLDEREILGAMEGLDSGDDESGFSDEPFDFGDEGDDIGDIFRSVGWEVLPVPLDEDDFEVLPGHVADAAAGGAPPAARAAVERLQVVAVGGGGEEAAAASRGCAVCKDGIAQGELATQLPCAHLYHGACIEPWLAIRNSCPVCRYELPTDDPEYEKRRVKRRSSGDSVAQLGTPMQI, encoded by the coding sequence atggaggaggagatcgccgccgacgacctcttcctcgacgccgccgccgaccaccaccCCGCCggcttctcctcttcctcctcctcctacttcGCCTCCTTCTCCGAGgtggtcgaggaggaggacgaggagcgccacccccacccccaccaccgcctcctcctcgacgacgacgcggcggggtTCGACCAcgacgaaaccctagccgcccccGCGCCCGCCCCGGGCTCCCCGTTCTCCTTCGCCTCCGACCCCGACCCCGACCCCGACATCGACCTCGAGctccgcctctcctcccgcTCCCCTCCCTTCTGGGACTGCCTCGAGGACGACCTCGCCGACGAGGAGATGGTCGGGGGCGGATTCGAGTGGGAGGAGATCGCCGACGCCGCTGTCCCTGCCCCCGGAGCCgtcgctgctggtggtggtggtggtggtggaggaggagatgggggccTTGTTGGGGACGGCGACGTGTTCGGGTTCCTCGACGAGAGGGAGATCCTCGGCGCGATGGAGGGGCTcgacagcggcgacgacgaatcGGGGTTCTCCGACGAGCCGTTCGACTTCGGCGACGAGGGGGACGACATAGGGGACATCTTCCGGAGCGTGGGGTGGGAGGTGCTCCCGGTGCCGCTGGACGAGGACGACTTCGAGGTGCTGCCGGGGCACGTCGCGGACGCCGCGGCGGGAGGGGCGCcccccgcggcgcgcgcggcggtggagcggctCCAGGTggtggcggtcggcggcggcggggaggaggcggcggcggcgtcgcggggtTGCGCTGTGTGCAAGGACGGGATCGCGCAGGGGGAGCTCGCCACGCAGCTGCCGTGCGCGCACTTGTACCACGGGGCGTGCATCGAACCGTGGCTCGCCATCCGGAACTCGTGTCCGGTGTGCCGTTACGAGCTGCCCACCGATGACCCCGAGTACGAGAAGCGGCGGGTGAAGCGGCGTTCTTCTGGTGACTCCGTGGCGCAATTGGGTACTCCTATGCAAATTTGA